The following coding sequences are from one Aspergillus oryzae RIB40 DNA, Q47Con0163 window:
- a CDS encoding uncharacterized protein (predicted protein): MASFRLSDRTNIFWLLALEGADLLWINKKGQNLAHLLMHHRASHEEILNVLFDTGVDPAVTDLDCRTLAHHGAIHGVFTKDLLKFLEYRGVLDLHTRDSIGKTPLNYAEEEVNREFPEDIFSIHRQRGELENS; the protein is encoded by the coding sequence ATGGCCTCGTTTCGTCTATCAGATCGGACCAACATATTTTGGCTACTAGCTCTGGAGGGTGCCGACCTGCTttggatcaacaagaaagGCCAGAATTTGGCGCATCTTCTCATGCATCACAGGGCATCCCATGAGGAGATTCTTAACGTCTTGTTTGACACTGGTGTGGATCCAGCAGTCACAGATCTTGACTGCAGAACCTTGGCGCATCATGGAGCAATTCATGGCGTGTTCACCAAGGACCTTTTAAAGTTCCTTGAGTATAGAGGTGTCTTAGACTTACACACACGAGACTCGATCGGCAAGACTCCACTCAACTAcgcggaagaagaggttaACCGAGAGTTTCCTGAAGATATCTTTTCAATCCATCGCCAACGCGGCGAATTAGAAAATAGTTAA
- a CDS encoding uncharacterized protein (predicted protein), with product MSSFTQPMPVVACGRIPAMGKSISQHLRPEYEGSFLIYIPEINKVWCQYSSVIHFILSYEAAEAELPHLLAGRDPQSRSPNQIGTHDYSRPPRAVIFGRGYGPQQVEELKKKFAGVAKEPVAWVRGNPADLPAGAAGA from the coding sequence ATGTCTTCATTCACTCAGCCGATGCCAGTAGTTGCCTGCGGCAGAATACCCGCGATGGGGAAATCAATCTCCCAGCACCTACGGCCTGAATATGAAggttctttcttgatatACATTCCCGAAATAAACAAAGTATGGTGCCAATACTCCTCAGTCATCCACTTCATCTTGTCATACGAGGCTGCAGAAGCTGAGCTCCCGCATCTGCTTGCAGGTCGCGATCCTCAGTCTCGGAGCCCCAATCAGATCGGAACCCACGATTACAGCCGGCCTCCTCGCGCGGTAATCTTCGGTCGCGGCTATGGGCCTCAGCAGGTTGAAGAGCTTAAGAAGAAATTCGCGGGTGTTGCTAAAGAACCTGTTGCCTGGGTGAGGGGGAACCCAGCGGATTTACCTGCCGGGGCCGCTGGGGCCTGA